In Mycolicibacterium phocaicum, one DNA window encodes the following:
- a CDS encoding hemophore-related protein produces MSFTTRMMVGAGSALVAVMASGAVATAQPDPTPIMYSTCTYPQVIAALTALDPGAAAELQANPIGVGYLHQLIASGPQQRKALITRAYNTPGAAQYTDLVLNVANTCNNF; encoded by the coding sequence ATGTCTTTCACCACTCGGATGATGGTCGGCGCGGGCTCGGCACTGGTCGCTGTCATGGCCAGCGGCGCAGTCGCCACCGCTCAGCCGGACCCCACCCCGATCATGTACTCGACCTGCACCTACCCGCAGGTGATCGCCGCCCTGACCGCACTCGACCCGGGTGCTGCCGCCGAGCTGCAGGCAAACCCGATCGGCGTCGGTTACCTGCACCAGCTGATCGCCTCCGGTCCGCAGCAGCGTAAGGCCCTGATCACGCGGGCGTACAACACCCCGGGCGCCGCTCAGTACACCGACCTGGTGCTGAACGTCGCCAACACCTGCAACAACTTCTGA
- a CDS encoding GNAT family N-acetyltransferase has product MTEIDQGPVLPRELTSLSAEVRAVGAPPVPQLASPWAVRLVDADADAEMLSEWMNRPHLAEAWEYDRPPEWWRRHLQAQLDGEYSRPLLVSYQDKAMGYLELYWAAKDSIAPRYDAEPHDLGLHAAIADERFVNRGLGPLLMPQVLASLFELVPSCRRVMFDPDHRNTGARRLVEHGGAEFLGEHDMANRRMALYALARPSS; this is encoded by the coding sequence ATGACCGAGATTGATCAGGGGCCGGTGCTACCGCGCGAGTTGACCTCACTGTCCGCTGAAGTGCGAGCGGTGGGTGCACCACCCGTTCCGCAGCTCGCCAGTCCGTGGGCCGTGCGCCTCGTCGACGCCGACGCCGATGCCGAGATGCTGTCCGAATGGATGAACCGACCGCATCTGGCGGAGGCCTGGGAGTACGACCGACCGCCGGAATGGTGGCGGCGGCACCTGCAGGCGCAGCTCGACGGTGAGTACTCGCGGCCGTTGCTCGTCAGCTACCAGGACAAGGCCATGGGCTACCTCGAGCTGTACTGGGCCGCCAAGGACTCCATTGCCCCTCGATACGACGCCGAGCCCCACGATCTGGGACTGCACGCCGCGATCGCGGATGAGCGCTTCGTCAACAGGGGACTGGGACCACTGTTGATGCCGCAGGTGTTGGCGAGTCTGTTCGAACTGGTGCCGTCGTGCCGTCGGGTGATGTTCGATCCCGACCATCGCAATACCGGTGCGCGGCGGCTGGTCGAGCATGGCGGCGCCGAATTCCTCGGTGAGCACGACATGGCCAACCGCAGGATGGCGCTGTACGCGCTGGCGCGCCCATCCAGCTGA
- a CDS encoding YceI family protein has protein sequence MAKRLLLLLAVLAVVGVCAGPWFYRTQMEGAPAPALTLPTTHRPATTNLDGKWIVAAGPDDEANRSQAGYRARQQLLWETVTVTGRTNSVRGDATVAGGTLQAASFVVDVATMQSPHRGRDDRFRGPDVMDAAKFPTAKLAVLDPVDLSSISGDGTPTTMEVSAQLTLKGVARQVAVRLDVQRSGNGVVAVGQIPVTFADYGIVPPAPPVGLLAVDPIVTIEFLVNLVKR, from the coding sequence GTGGCAAAAAGGCTTCTGCTGTTGCTGGCAGTGCTCGCCGTCGTGGGGGTATGCGCGGGACCGTGGTTCTACCGAACTCAGATGGAAGGCGCTCCGGCTCCGGCCCTGACCCTGCCGACCACGCATCGTCCGGCCACGACGAACCTCGACGGCAAATGGATCGTGGCCGCGGGCCCCGACGATGAGGCCAACCGCTCCCAGGCCGGCTATCGCGCCCGGCAACAGCTGCTGTGGGAAACCGTGACCGTCACCGGGCGGACCAACTCTGTCCGGGGTGACGCCACTGTTGCCGGTGGCACGCTGCAGGCGGCGAGCTTCGTCGTCGACGTGGCAACCATGCAGTCGCCGCACCGTGGTCGCGATGACAGGTTCCGCGGCCCCGACGTCATGGATGCCGCCAAGTTCCCGACGGCCAAGCTCGCCGTCCTCGATCCGGTCGACCTGTCGTCCATCTCCGGCGACGGCACGCCCACCACGATGGAGGTTTCGGCGCAGCTGACGCTCAAGGGCGTCGCCCGGCAGGTCGCGGTGCGGCTGGACGTACAGCGCTCGGGCAACGGGGTCGTGGCCGTGGGCCAAATCCCCGTCACCTTCGCCGATTACGGCATCGTCCCACCGGCGCCGCCGGTGGGACTGCTGGCCGTCGATCCGATCGTCACCATCGAATTTCTGGTGAATCTCGTCAAACGATGA
- the mbtN gene encoding mycobactin biosynthesis acyl-ACP dehydrogenase MbtN — protein sequence MTTFETCTTESYRELLGEVFDERVREWTAEAEESERFPRKLIEYLGQSEVFAAKWGERQHPDVAKVFALAEELGKLGSAGIGVGVSLHDSAIAILRRFGKSDYLRDITEQAIRGDAVLCIGASEESGGSDLQIVETEVVSARGGFEVRGTKKFVSMSPIADHIMVVARSVDHDRESRHGSVVVISVPTAQVDVQTPYRKVGAGPLDNAAVHIDTWVPAEALVARAGTGLAAISWGLAQERLSVAGQIEANCRRIIGITLARMMKRRQFGHTLYEHQALRMRLADLHARVDLLRYGLAGLAAQGRMDLRAAAAIKVTAARLGVEVVDECMHIFGGAGYLVDETPLGRWWRDMKLARVGGGTDEVLWELVAAGMRPDYEGYDAVTSSPVIV from the coding sequence ATGACCACCTTCGAGACCTGCACCACCGAGAGCTACCGCGAACTGCTGGGCGAGGTCTTCGATGAGCGGGTCCGCGAGTGGACCGCGGAAGCCGAAGAATCCGAACGCTTTCCGCGCAAACTCATCGAATACCTGGGCCAGTCCGAGGTTTTCGCGGCCAAGTGGGGCGAGCGCCAGCATCCGGACGTGGCGAAGGTCTTCGCACTCGCCGAGGAACTGGGCAAGCTCGGATCCGCAGGAATCGGCGTCGGAGTCAGTCTGCATGACTCTGCCATCGCCATCCTGCGCAGATTCGGCAAGTCCGATTATCTGCGCGACATCACCGAGCAGGCCATCCGGGGCGACGCCGTGTTGTGCATCGGCGCGTCGGAAGAGTCCGGCGGTTCGGACCTGCAGATCGTCGAGACCGAAGTCGTCTCGGCGCGTGGCGGTTTCGAGGTCCGCGGCACCAAGAAGTTCGTGTCGATGTCGCCCATCGCCGACCACATCATGGTGGTCGCGCGGAGCGTCGACCACGATCGGGAGAGCCGCCACGGCAGCGTCGTGGTGATTTCCGTGCCGACCGCTCAGGTTGACGTGCAGACGCCCTATCGCAAGGTGGGCGCCGGTCCGCTCGATAACGCGGCGGTCCACATCGACACCTGGGTGCCGGCAGAAGCGTTGGTGGCGCGGGCGGGCACCGGCCTGGCCGCGATCTCCTGGGGATTGGCACAGGAGCGGCTGTCGGTCGCCGGTCAGATCGAGGCCAATTGCCGCAGGATCATCGGAATCACGTTGGCTCGCATGATGAAACGGCGGCAGTTCGGCCACACGTTGTACGAGCATCAGGCACTGCGGATGCGCCTGGCCGACCTGCACGCTCGGGTCGATCTGCTGCGCTACGGCCTGGCGGGTTTGGCCGCACAGGGACGAATGGACCTGCGCGCGGCCGCGGCCATCAAGGTCACCGCGGCACGCCTCGGCGTCGAGGTCGTCGACGAGTGCATGCACATCTTCGGCGGCGCCGGATATCTGGTGGACGAGACACCGCTGGGCCGGTGGTGGCGCGACATGAAGCTCGCGCGGGTCGGCGGCGGGACCGACGAGGTGCTCTGGGAACTCGTGGCGGCGGGGATGCGGCCCGACTACGAAGGGTACGACGCGGTGACGTCCTCACCGGTCATCGTTTGA